TTTGACACTGGCTGCCGCCTTCTCGATAGCCGGAATGTCGATCTCCGCGTTGAAATGGCCGGAGTTGGCGATAATAACGCCGTCTTTCATCTTCCTGATATGTTCGAGCCGGATGACATTGAGATTTCCGGTCAACGTAACGAACAGATTGCCCAGCGGCGCGGCTTTGAGCATCGGCATGACCATGAAGCCGTCCATGGCGGCCTCGATCGCTTTGACCGGGTCGATTTCGGTAACTATCACCCGCGCGCCCATGCCCTTGGCCCGTGCGGCAACGCCGCGTCCGCACCAACCGTAACCTGCAACGACAACTGTCGAACCGGCCATGAGCATGTTGGTCGAACGGAGGATACCGTCGATAGTCGACTGCCCCGTGCCGTAGCGATTGTCGAAGAAGTGCTTGGTCATGGAATCGTTGACCGCGATCACGGGGAACTGCAGGGCGCCGCCGGTGGCCATCGCGTTCAGCCGGATCACTCCGGTAGTGGTTTCCTCGGTGCCGGCGAGAACGGTCTTTATCAGCTCGCGCCGGCTTTGGTGCAACGTGGTCACCAGATCGCAGCCGTCGTCCATAGTCAGGTGCGGTTTGATGTCCAACGCCTGGTTGATATGCTTGTAGTAGGTCTTGTGGTTTTCACCGTGGATGGCGTAAACCGGGATGTCAAAATGCTTCACCAGGGCGGCGGCGTTGTCATCCTGGGTGGAGAGCGGGTTGGACGCGCACAGCGCCACGTTAGCCCCGCCCGCCTTGAGCGTGCGCATCAAGTTGGCCGTCTCGGTGGTCACGTGCAGGCAGGCGGCGATATTCAGCCCCTGGAGCGGTTTTTCCTTGGCAAAGCGCTCGCGGATCAAGCGCAGCACCGGCATCGATTGCTCGGCCCAGTCGATTTTCTTTTTGCCGTCGGCGGCAAGTTTGAGGTCTTTGATGTCGTATCCCAGTGCCATACTTATGCTTCCTTTGCCAGCGTGCCGGCCAAATCGGTGTTTTCCCAGGTAA
The sequence above is a segment of the Candidatus Zixiibacteriota bacterium genome. Coding sequences within it:
- the ahcY gene encoding adenosylhomocysteinase; amino-acid sequence: MGYDIKDLKLAADGKKKIDWAEQSMPVLRLIRERFAKEKPLQGLNIAACLHVTTETANLMRTLKAGGANVALCASNPLSTQDDNAAALVKHFDIPVYAIHGENHKTYYKHINQALDIKPHLTMDDGCDLVTTLHQSRRELIKTVLAGTEETTTGVIRLNAMATGGALQFPVIAVNDSMTKHFFDNRYGTGQSTIDGILRSTNMLMAGSTVVVAGYGWCGRGVAARAKGMGARVIVTEIDPVKAIEAAMDGFMVMPMLKAAPLGNLFVTLTGNLNVIRLEHIRKMKDGVIIANSGHFNAEIDIPAIEKAAASVKSTRPNVVEYMIGKKRVCLLAEGRLVNLSAAEGHPAMVMDMSFANQALAAEYVVNHHDKLERRVYTVPEAIDREIARLKLKSMGIQIDHLSPSQKKYLASWEQGT